In the genome of Arthrobacter alpinus, the window TGCTGGCAGTGGACCCCATCCTCGACATGGGCCGCACGGCGCTCAATGTTGCCGGGCAGGCACTGGTACCGACCATCGTGTCCAAGCGCCAGGGCATCCTGGACGAGGAACTGTACAACGCTCCCCGCAACGGAAACCCCTTCGCGGACGACGCCGATGACCTGCTGGCTGAGCTGAATGCCGGTGAGAAGTCCGACGGCGTGGACCCTCAGCGGGAGCCCGCCAACGCCTAGTCTCTTCCGCTAAGGACTTCCGCCCACCCTTCGGGGTGGGCGGAAGTCCTTTTTTGTGCCCTGGCAACTGCATTGCAGACGGCCTCGGATGACCAATTGTTCCGTTCCGGCGTCTCCATATGACCCGGAATAAAGCCGCGTGAACTCCTATTTCAGGGCATTGGAACCGTGCGCCGTTGGCTATTAACTTGGCAGTACAAGCCAAGATAATCCGGCCTTCAACGGAAGAAACGAGCACTCCATGAGAACACTGCCCGCACCCGCGCATTCATCAGCACTCGCCGCCATGACACTGCGGGCAGAGATCGAAGATGCTCGATGACGGCGCTGAAGTCGATCAGCTTTCTAACCCCCGGCAACTACCTCGACAGCGCTCCCGGCCAAGGTCTCGGAGAGACCCTGGAGCTGTTTGAATTGGCTGAGGAGCTCGGCTACAACGGCGCATGGGTTCGCCAACGGCATCTGGAACACGGCATTTCCTCGGCCACCGTGTTCCTGGCCGCGGCCAGCCAGCGCACCAAGCACATTGAACTTGGCACCGGGGTCATTCCCATCGGGTATGAGAGCCCGTTCCGGTTGGCAGAGGATCTGTCCACCGCCGATGTCCTCTCCGGAGGGCGCCTCCAGGTGGGGCTCAGCGCCGGGACTCCAACGCACATTGAGTTGCTCGGCGAGATGGCATTCGACGGAGACTGGCGCACCGTTGACTTCTCCCACCGCCGGATTGAACGGTTGTTTGAGAATCTGGAGGGGAAGTATCTCGGGCCAGCCGACACGGTGATCCAGTCCCCGGGCAACGTTCAACGGCCCCGCCTGCAGCCCTACAGCCCCGGGCTGCGTGACCGCCTCTGGTACGGCGCTGGTTCGCAGCGTTCCACGGAATGGGCCGCCGAAAATGGCGCAAACCTTGTGGTGGGCAATATTGTTGCCGCTGAATGCAGCGACGATTTTGGTGAGGCTCAGGCTGGCAACGTCAACAGCTATCTGCGGGACTTCAATGGCGAGGTGGAACCGCGCGTGATCGTTGGACGTGTGGTCCTGCCAACCGACAGCGCCGATGCGGCCACGCGCGACCGTTATCGTGAGTACGCGGCAGGACGCCACGCCCGGACCCTGGCCCCACAGGGACCCCGCAGGGCCCTCTTTGCCCCGGACATTGTTGGCGGTCTCGAGGAGATCGTGTCAGCGCTGCTGGCCGATCCGGTGGTGGCGAACGCCAGTGAAGTGCAGCTCAACCTGCCCTACGAGTTTTCCATCGGCGACTACCAGCAGATCGTTTCGGATTTTTCCACGCTGGTGGCGCCGGCCCTGGGCTGGTCTTCCCGCGCACTGGCGGCAACGCTATGACCCGCCATCGTGCCTCACGGCCGGCTTTCCTGGCGGGGCATGGAAGCAGGCAGACTGACCGGAGCCGGCAGTGTGGGGAGAGACGGTCCGTCTCAACCCTGCTCTGAGGACCGTGGACGCAAGCCCGCACGGGACACAGGAACGACGGCGGGGGCGCACCTTGGGTGCGCCCCCGCCGTCGTTCTCGCCGATTCTTTCGCCAGCGGTGCGATTGAGCCCGCCGCAGCCTAAACGACCGCTCCCTCTCGGAGGCGTGGCGCAAACGCCGACGGCGGCTCGTAACCGCGCTCTGGAACCGGAACACCAAGGTTCTCCCTCAGCGTGGAGCCCTCGTACTCGGTGCGCAGCGAGCCTCGTTCCTGAAGCAGCGGCACCACCTTGTCCACAAACTCGGCCAGCCCGGTGGGCACCACGTTGTTGCCGATGACCACACCGTCGGCGCCGTCGCTTTGAATGAAGTCATCCAGGTCCGCCGCGACTTGTTCGGGCGTGCCGACGAATTCAATGCGGCTGAACAGTTCGTGGGCCAGTTGGCCGAAGGTCAGGTCCTTCTCCGCAGCCAGCTGGCGGTAGCGACGCACAACGGCCACCCGGTCGCGATCGTGCAGCGCCCTGCCCTGAATGAACTCCGGCGCCTCGATGTCCGGCCCGACGTCCGGCAGGGGGCCGTCCACATCGTAAGCGGACAGGTCCCGGTTCCACACCTGTTCGAACAGAATTTGAATGGTCCGCGGAGTTAGCTGCTGGTGGCGGATCTGGTGGGCTTTCTCCTCGGCTTCGGCTTGCGTATCTCCGAGCACGAAACCGGCCGAGGGCAGGATTTTTAGGTGGTCCGGGTTGCGCCCAAACCGGGCCGCCCTGGCCTTCACATCCCGGTAAAACTCCTGTGCCTCCGGGGAACGGTGGTACGGGGAGAAGATGACATCGGAGTTGGCTGCTGCGAAATCGCGCCCCTGCCCCGACACGCCGGCCTGAATGATCACAGGACGTCCCTGAGGGCTGCGCGGAACCGTGAAGCGTCCCGAGATCTCGAACTCGCTGGTGTGTTGTTCAAAGGTTCCTGCAGTCGGGTCGGCCAGGAACCGGCCCGTGGCCTTGTCAGCGGCAATGGCATCCGGTGCCCAGGAATCCCAGAGCTTGCGGACGGTTTGCAGGAATTGTTCGGCGCGCTCGTAGCGTTGGGAGTGGTTCAGGTACCCACCGCGGCGGAAGTTCGCGCCGGTGAAGGCGTCCGACGACGTCACCACATTCCAGCCGGCACGCCCGCCGGAGAGATGGTCAAGGGTTGCGAGCTGCCGTGCCAGTTCGTAGGGTTCGTTGAACGTCGCGTTGAGCGTGCCGACCAGTCCGATGTGCTCGGTCACCGCCGCCAGCGCGGCGAGCACAGGCAGCGTGTCCGGCCGCCCCACCACGTCATGGTCAAAAATCTTCTCTCCGCGTTGACGCAGGGCCAGCCCCTCCGCGAGGAAGAAGTAGTCGAAGCGGCCACGTTCGGCGGTCTGGGCGAGCTCCTTGAATGACGAAAATTCCACTTGGCTGCCGGCCTCGGGGTGTTCCCAGAGCGCGTCGTGGTTTACTCCGCCCAGATAGGCGGCAAGGTGTATCTGCTTGCGGGGCTTGGTCATGATGTCTCCTTGGGTTTCAGTGCTCTAGTGGGTGGCGGCGTAGCGGTTGGGCACGGTGCTGGGCAGGCCCAGACGAGCCCGCAGCGGGCCCCCGTCTCGTCCATCCGCGGTCAGCCCCTTGTCTCGCAGCTCAGGAACAAGCACGTCGGCAATCAGCCGAAGGTCATCCGGCACGGTTGCCGGACGTAGCCGCACTCCGTCGTATCCAAGGGCGTGCAACGCGGAGATTTCTCGGGCCAGCTGCTCCGCCGACCCGGCGACAATGCGGGCGTCCGTCACCAGGTCAGGGCCTGCGGCATTGAGGCGCGCAAGGCGGTCTGAGGCGGCTTCATGCTCCGAGTCCAGCACCACCAACAGATCGGCGTAGACACGAAGGGGCTCACCCTGCCTGCCCACAAAGTCCTCGGCGTTGCGGATCTCGGCGAGAATCTCCTTGGCGTCTCCTGCCGAATCGTGTGGGGTGGTGAAGACCAGGTCGGCCGACGCGGCGGCAAAGCGATAGGGCACTGTGGCGTGGGCGAGCGCCGTAACGAGGGGCTGTCCTTGTGGAGGACGCGGGGTGATGGCAGGGCCACGAACGCTGAAGTTCACGCCCTTGTAGTCGATCGCGTGCACCTTGCCGGCGTCGACAAACCGGTCCGTTGCAACGTCGCGGATCTCGGCGTCGTCTTCCCAGGAGTCCCAAAGCCGACGCACCACCTCCACAACTTCCTCGGCTTCGACAAACAGCGCCTCGGCCGCTGCGGTGAGAACAGTTCCTGTCTGTGAGCGCACCACGGAGGAAATCCCTGGCGCCTCCCGGCGACCAAAGTGGGCAGCCTCGTCGTCCCGAATCGAGACCCTGGCCTGCCAACCGGCGCGGCCGCCGCTGATGTAATCAAGAGTCGCAACTGCCTTTGATACGTGGAATGGTTCGGTGTGGGTGGTTGTCACGGTAGGAATGAGCCCAATGCTTTGCGTCAGCGGTGCAACGGTGGAGGCTATGAGGACCGCATCGAGACGCCCGCGAATCTCGTAGGGGGAGGTATCGGCGTTGAACGGGTCGCCGGACTGGAGCGCCAGGCTGTCATCGATGGTCACAAAGTCAATCCCGGCATCTTCGGCCGTCAGGATCTGGTCCGCCCAGTACTTGGCGGTGAAGAGTTCGCCCGGACGGGCGTTTGGTTCCCGCCAGGCCGACGGGTGCCAGCCGGCGCCCTCAAGCGCCACGGCCAGATGAAGTGGATGGTTCGGGCTCATAGTCATTCCCCCTGGTGGGCGTCGTGAATGCCACGGACCGGCTGCCGATCAGGGCACTGCTTGGTCCACCCAAGCTAGGACGGTCTGGGAACGAGGCCCAAACTTCGATTCATGAAGGTACTCGCTAATTCACAGACCGCCTCCGCGCGTCATGCGGGTACATACCCACGCGGGCAAAAAAATCCCGCCACCAGCGATCCTTGGATCAAGCGGGACGGGATTTATTGTGGGGCGGGACGCAGGAAACTCTCGATTTGCGCCAGCTGCTGCTTAGTAAACGGTTTTATTGGCCGTGGCACGCCATTGATTGAACGGGTCAACCGCGCTGCCCGTGCCTGGCGGAAGCTGAGCCACGGGCATGAGGTTGCGATGCTCCGGCGAGTCAAAGTATTGGTAGAAGAGCGCGTCATCGAAGCCGGCGTCGGCAGCGTCCTGGCGATCCGCGGCGAAGTAAACATGCCCCACCCGGGCCCATAGCGAGGACGCCAGGCACATGGGGCACGGCTCACAGCTGGAGTAGAGCGTGGCCCCTGACAAATCAAAGTCGCCAATCCCCTGGCAGGCGTTGCGGATGGCCGTGACCTCGGCGTGCGCCGTGGGATCAAGGTTCGCGGTCACGCGGTTCACACCAACAAACTCACGCCCGTCTTCGGTGACGACGATGGCACCGAAGGGTCCGCCGTTGTTGCGCACGTTGTCCGTGGCCAGCTCCACTGCCTTCGCCAAGTAATGCGCTATCCGTTGTGACTCATCCATGGGGACGCTTCCTTCCTCTCGCGTGCTGTTCACCGATGCGCTCCGGAATCCAGGACCCCGCCCCGGCTGAAAAAGTTGTAGCTCAAATGAGCCGCCGGCCGGAGAAGTGCGACAAGATGAGACTAACAAGGTATCCGCATAAAGATCAGCGGTTTCACCGCCAGAAGTATCCGTACCGCCAGAACCACCTGCGACGACAATGAAGCCGGAGCGCAACGATGAATAGTCCTGACCCCTCCCCGGGTATTGAGCCGCGGTTCACCATCAACGGTGTGGAGCGCGCATTCGGCCCGTCGGCCGCACACACCACCGCCCTTGAATGGCTGCGTGAAAACCGCTTGACAGGGGCGAAGGAGGGCTGCGCCGAGGGTGAGTGTGGTGCCTGTGCCATTCTTGTGGCCCAAAAAGATCGCAACGGCGGAAGCAGCTGGTGCGCCGTCAATTCATGCCTGGTGCCCATGGCCGCCCTGGACGGTCAGGAGCTTGTGACAGCCGAGGGGCTGGGAAACACCACGAATATGCACCCGGTTCAGGCGGCGATGGCTTCCGCGGGTGGGTCTCAATGCGGCTATTGCACACCTGGTTTTGTCTGCAGCTTGGCCGCGGAGTTCTACCGCAAGGACCGCGTGGCGCCACATGCCGCCACCTTGGAACAGTCCCACGGCGAGCTGGGTGCCAACGGCTTCGATCTTCACGCCCTCAGTGGCAATCTCTGCCGTTGCACGGGTTACCGCCCCATCCGTGATGCCGCGTATTCCTTGGGAGAAGTCTCCAATGAGGTCTTTGCACGTCGTCGGGACACCCCAGCCCAGGAGTACAAGCCAACAGCGCTAACCCGCTCCGACGGCCGCTTTGTCCGGGCCACCACCTTGGCCCAGGCGGTAAGGCTGCTCAACGAAAACCCGGAAGCGGTTCTTGTCGCCGGGAGTACGGATTGGGGCGTTGAGGTAAATATCCGCGCCCGCCGCGCCCCGCTGGTGATCGCCGTCGAGCAAATCCCGGAGCTGGGCATCATCGAGGTCAGGGATCACGATATTGAAATCGGTGCCGCCGTACCGCTGTCGGAGCTTGAACTGGCTCTCAACGGAAAGCTGCCGCTGCTGGCCCAACTCATTCCGCAGTTCGCATCCAGGCTCATTCGCAACCGGGCCACACTGGGCGGAAACCTAGGTACGGGCTCACCCATTGGCGACGGCGCACCAGCACTCCTTGCCCTCGAGGCCCAGATTGTCTTGGCCTCGGCTCATGGGCAAAGGGTCGTGGCTTTGGCCGATTACTTCACCGGTTACCGGACAAACCTCAAGCAAGCCGATGAGCTGATCACCTCCCTGCGCATCCCACGACAGTTGTCGAACCTGACGGCCTTCCACAAGATCGCCAAGCGCCGCTTTGACGACATCTCCAGCGTGGCTGTGGCCTTTAGCCTGCAGATCGATGCACACCTGATTACCAAGGCCACGATTGGTCTCGGGGGTGTGGCAGCCACGCCGCTTCGTGCAGTCGCCACGGAAGAATTCCTCACATCAAAGCCGTGGACCCACGAAACCATCACCACCGCCGCAACAATTCTTGGCAAGGAAGGCACGCCCATGAGCGACCATCGGGCCAGCTCCGGGTACCGCTCCATGATGTTGGCCAATGCCCTGCTCAAGCTCTACGCAGAGAATCATGTGATTCAGGAGGCCCGTTCATGAGCCAGCTGTCACAGCGCCCCACGGCGCCCATTGTTGGATTGCCGGTCCCCCACGAAAGTGCGCGCCTGCATGCAACCGGCCAGGCGCTCTACACGGATGACATTGCCGCCCTCACCCCATCGGCCTTGACCGCCTGGCCCGTTCAGTGCCCGCATGCGCACGCCCTCGTTCGCTCGATTGATGCGACGGCGGCGCTGGCGATCCCCGGCGTCGTCCGTGTCCTCACGGCCGCGGATGTTCCCGGGGTCAATGACTGCGGAATCAATCATGACGAACCCCTTTTTCCCTCCGAGGCCATGTTCCACGGACACGCCGTGGCGTGGGTTCTGGGCGAGGATCAGAACGCCGCCCGGGCCGGCGCGGCCGCCGTCGTGGTTGATTACGAGGAGCTCCCCTCCCTGATCACTGTCGCCGAGGCCATCGAGGCCGGGTCATTCCAAGGCATGCACAGGACCGTTAGCCGAGGTGATGCCGACGCCGCGCTTGCCACCGCCGAGAGGGTCTTTTCCGGCGTGACGGAGTTTTCCGGTCAGGAGCATTTCTATCTGGAGACGCAGGCAGCATTGGCCACGGTGGATGAGGCCGGCCAGGTCTTCGTCCAGAGCAGCACCCAGCACCCGTCGGAGACTCAGGCAATTCTGGCCCACGTGCTGGGCCTGGCCAGTCATGAGATCACTGTTCAGAGTTTGCGCATGGGCGGCGCGTTTGGTGGCAAGGAGATGCAATCGCATGGATTTGCCGCGATTGCCGCCATCGGCACGCTGCTGACGGGACGGCCGGTTCGGGTTCGTCTCAACCGAACTTTGGATATGACCATGACGGGCAAGCGGCACGGTTTTCACACCTCGTGGGACGTTGGATTCTCCAAGGACGGAATGTTGCAGTCTCTCAAGGCTGTATTAACCTCCGACGGCGGCTGGTGCCTGGACTTGTCGGAGGCGGTTTTGGCCCGGGCCCTGTGCCATGTCGACAACAACTATTTGATCCCGCACGTACGCCTCGAGGGCCAGGTGGCCAAGTCCAACAAGACCTCCCAAACGGCGTTCCGCGGTTTTGGCGGACCCCAGGGAATGTTGTTGATTGAGGATATTCTGGGCCGTTGCGCCCCGCTCCTTGGCCTGGTGCCGGAGGACTTGCGGCGGAAGAATTTCTACCGCGACGGCGACACCACCCCCTATGGGATGCCCGTTCGTCATGCCGAGCGGGTCACTACGCTGTGGGAACAGTGCCGCGCAAGCAGTAATTTTGACGAGCGGCGCATCAGCATTGACGCGTTCAACGCTTCAAATCCACACCGGAAGCGTGGCCTGGCCATCACACCGGTGAAGTTCGGCATCTCCTTCAACCTCGTGGCGCTGAATCAGGCCGGCGCACTGGTGCACGTCTACAAGGACGGCTCGGTGCTGATCAGCCACGGCGGCACCGAGATGGGCCAGGGGCTCCATACGAAAATGTTGCAGGTTGCCGCGACGGCGCTGGGTGTCCCGCTGACGGCCGTCCGGCTGGCGCCCACGCGTACTGACAAGGTGCCCAACACCTCGGCAACCGCGGCCAGCTCAGGGTCCGATCTCAACGGAGGAGCCGTCAAGAACGCCTGCGAACAAATCATCGGCCGGCTGGCGACCGTGGCCGGAGGAATGCTCGGAGTTTCCGGCAGCGATGTTCGTTTCTCCCATGGCGTGGTGACCGCCTTGGGCATGAAGGGCCCCAGCGTCAGCTTTGCCGACGTTGTCATGAAGGCCTATCTGCAGCGTGTTCAGTTGTGGGCAGCCGGCTACTACCGGACCGAGGGTCTCCACTGGAATCCTGACATCATGCAAGGCGAGCCCTTCAAATATTTTGCCGGCGGCGTGTCTGTCACCGAGGTTGAGGTTGACGGCTTCACCGGCGCGTACACATTCCGCCGGGTGGACATTGTGCATGACGCCGGAGACTCGCTCTCCCCCGTTGTCGACGTCGGACAGATCGAAGGCGGCTACGTTCAGGGCGTGGGCTGGCTGACGTTGGAGGATGTGCGGTGGGATGAGAGCGACGGCCCGGCGCGAGGCCGGTTGCTGACGCAATCGGCCAGCACCTACAAGATTCCCAGTTTTTCCGAGATGCCCCAGGAATTCAATGTTCGCCTGATGGATCACGCCGCCGAAGAGGGTGCCGTCTACGGCTCAAAGGCCGTGGGTGAACCACCACTCATGCTGGCTTTCAGCGCCCGGGAGGCGCTGCGCGATGCCGTGCGGGCTTTTGGGCCTGCGGACCACAGCGTGGTTCTTGAATCCCCTGCCACACCCGAGGCCGTTTTTTGGGCCATCCATGCTGCGCAGTCGGCCGCAAAGACGTAGGGGCCATCGTGGACTGGTTGGCAGCGCTTACGCAGTTGCGCGAGAGGAATGAGACGGCGGTTATCGCCACCCTGGCTCACGCACGCGGCCACTCGCCCAGGGACGCCGGAGCAAAAATGGTCATCTCCGCTCATGAACTCTGGGGCTCCATTGGTGGCGGGAACTTCGAGGCCAGCATCGTCGACAGGGCCAGGAAACTCATCGCCGCTGGCGGCAGTGCCCCCGAGCTCATGACGTTTGCGCTCAACGACAAAGTTGCCGGAACCCACGGCGTCCAGTGTTGTGGCGGTGAGGTCACCGTATTCCTCGAGGTCATCAACTCCAGGCGGACGGTAGTGATCTTTGGAATGGGGCATGTTGGCTACGAGATCTCCCATATTCTTGCCCGGCAACCGCTAAATCTGATCCTAGTAGACACCCGTCAGGAGGCCCTGACCACCGAACGCATGGAACCGCTGCGAGGCGGTCCGGCCCGTCTCTCGATCCGCCATGAAATTGCCCCCGAGGTTGTCCTTCCCACGCTTCCGGAGGGCGCCACGGTCCTTGTCCTAACGCATGACCACACCGAGGACTTCGTGCTGTGTGAGGCAGCCCTGCGGACCACACTGTTTCACATCGGCTTGATTGGATCGCGCAGCAAGTTTGCCCGCTTCCGCAAAAACCTTGCAGCCGAAGGCCATGCTGAGGCAGAAATTGACAGGATCACCTGCCCCATCGGCATCCCGACGATTGCCGGCAAGGATCCGGCCAGCATCGCCGTCGGCGTTGTCGCGGATCTGCTGGCACGTTGGGAGAATGCCGGGGGCGAACCCCAAGGAGAGTATTTGCACTAAGTGCAAACTTGCACTTAGTGTAGTCATGTGAGTATTTCTGCGACAACAATCCCCTCGCCGTCTGGGCAGCCATCTCGGCGCGAGCTCAACAAGACAGCCACCCGCGAAGCCATCGCCGCGGCCGCCTTGAATTTCCTGAGAGAGAAGGACCTCAACTCCTTCACGGTCGACGACGTAGCTGCCGTCGCCGGAGTTTCCCGGCGCACCTTCTTCAACTACTTCTCCTCCGTGGAAGCGGCCGTCACCAGCTACACGCAGCGTTACCTTGACTCGGTCATCACGGCATTTGAGGCCCGTCCTACCTCCGAATCCATTCTGGAATCTGCTCAGGCAGCGCTTTCCACCGTGGGCAATACCAACGATCTGGCCATTCTGGCTGAAACTTTTTCGCTGACCCAGGACCCGCAGCTTGATCGCCTCCAGCTGCAGGCGTGGGACGAATGCACCATAAAAATCGTGGATGTGGCCCGCCGCCGCCTGCCGGCCGAAACTCCCGAACTCTACACCTTGTCCCTGGTGGGTGCCATTGTTGGCAGCTGTCGGGCAGCTTTCCAGGTTTGGTGCCAAGAATGTGGCGCCGATACCTCTGAGCCCTCCCTGGCGCAGCTGCGCCAAAACCTTGACACCACCATTTCGCTTCTTCGCAACGGCTTCTAACGTCTTTCACCCGGCTTCGCCCGCATTGTTATTTACAGAATGGATTCACCATGGCCCTTTGGCTCTATAAATTAGGGCGGTTCTCCGCCCGACGCGCATGGTTGGTGATCACCGCCTGGGCCGTGATCGTGGGCCTCGTGGGTGGTGCCGCGGCACTCTTCATGGGCCCCATGTCCAATAACTTCCAGATCCCCGGCACCGAAACCCAACAGATGGCGGACAAGCTCCAGGCCGATCTTCCGGAAGCATCCGGCGGCACGGGAGCTGTGGTGTTCACCAGCACTAACGGAGAACCATTTACGGCCGCCCAGGAAACGGCCATCACGGAAGCCATGAAAACTGTGACCGAGGTTCCCACGGTCAAGGGAGTCATCGATCCGTTCCTGACAACGGCCTCCCAGAAAGACGGCGCAGCCCAACTCGCCGGGGGCGCTGCGCAATTGGCGCAGGAGCAGGCCAAACTCGACGCCCAAAAGGCCCAGACGGCAGCACTACCGGCAGACTCTCCCGAGGCCCAGGCCATTGCTGCCCAGCTAGAGGCCGGACAGGCCACCCTGACAGCCAAGAAGGCAGAGCTTGATTCCGGCCAGCGCACCAGCGATGCGGCCGCAGCCGTCCGTTTTGTCTCCGAAAACAACAAGGCCGCGATCGGCCAGATCCAGTTCACCGAGTCCATGAACGGGGTAACCCCGGCCAACCGCCAGCTGGTCCAGGACAAGCTGAACACCCTCGAATCCAGTGGCGTCACGGTCTCCTACAGCAAGGAAATTGTTGAGGACGTGTCCTCACTCTTCGGCATCTCCGAAATTGTTGGTATTGCCGTTGCGGCCGCCGTGCTGCTGATCATGCTGGGCACCCTGGTTGCGGCCGGCTTGCCGTTGCTCATGGCCGTAGTGGGCGTGGGTATTGGTGTGGGCGGCACCATGGCGTTGACCTCGGTCATCGAGATGTCCTCGATCTCCCCCATGCTGGCGCTCATGTTGGGCCTGGCAGTGGGAATCGACTACTCCCTGTTCATCGTCAACCGCCACCGGCAGCAGCTGATGGCCGGCATGGCCATGCGCGAATCCATCGCCAAGGCCACCGGAACCTCGGGCAACGCCGTGACCTTTGCCGGACTGACAGTCGTCATCGCCTTGGCCGCCCTGGCCGTTACCGGACTGCCGTTCCTTGCCGTCCTCGGTTTGGCCGCGGCAGCAACCGTTGCCGTGTCCGTGATCATCGCCTTGACCCTGACCCCCGCCTTGCTTTCGCTCATCGGCACCAAGATCATCTCCCGGAAGGCCTGGGCCAAGAACGCGGCCGCCACACAGATCCACAATGCCGCGTTGGAGGGTTTGAGCGACGCCGAAAAGTCCGCGGCCGATGACGCTGCCGACATTGCCCGCAGCGCCAAGGGCTGGGGCGGGCTCGTCACAAAGCACCCGGTCATTTCCCTGGTCACCGCTGTCATTGCCCTGGTTGTCATTGCCATCCCGGCAACCGGCCTGCGGTTGGCCTTGCCCGACGGCGGTTCGGAACCTGTTGATTCCAGCGCCTTCCAGGCCTACTCCATCACAGGCGAAAACTTTGGCACCGGAATGAACGGTCCCATCATTGTGGTTGGTTCGCTGCCTGCCGGGCTGGACCAGGCTGCCGCCACGGAGCTGAACCTGGATGTGGCGGACAAGCTCCGCGAGGTCCACAACGTGACGGCCGCCGTTCCCGTGATGGTCAGCAAGGACCTGCGCACCGCCGTCTACCAGGTCATCCCCACGGAGGGCCCGGCAAGCGAGAGCACCGTTCAGGTCATCCATGATCTGCGAAGCGAAGGCGCAAGCATCGCCTCGGAGCTCGACGTCACGATCGGGCTGACAGGCCAAACAGCCGCCAACGTCGATGTCTCGGAGAAGCTGGGAGCGGCGTTGCCGCCCTACCTGGCCATCGTCGTCGGGCTTTCCCTAATCCTGCTGATCCTGGTATTCCGCTCCATTCTGGTTCCGCTGCTGGCTACCGCCGGTTTCCTGCTCTCGCTGGTTGCGGCCTTTGGTGGCGTGGTGGCTGTGTACCAGTGGGGCTGGCTCGGAGGGATCTTCGACGTCGCGAACCCGGCGGCAGTGTTGAGCTTCCTGCCCATCATTTTGATCGGCGTGCTGTTTGGCTTGGCCATGGATTACCAGGTGTTTATTGCTTCGGGAATGCGTGAAGCTTACGCCCATGGGCAGTCGGCCAAGCAGGCGGTGCGGACCGGATTCAAGCATGCTGCGCCGGTTGTCACGGCGGCCGCGATCATCATGATCAGCGTGTTCTCCGGCTTCATCTTCAGCCACCTG includes:
- a CDS encoding LLM class flavin-dependent oxidoreductase produces the protein MTALKSISFLTPGNYLDSAPGQGLGETLELFELAEELGYNGAWVRQRHLEHGISSATVFLAAASQRTKHIELGTGVIPIGYESPFRLAEDLSTADVLSGGRLQVGLSAGTPTHIELLGEMAFDGDWRTVDFSHRRIERLFENLEGKYLGPADTVIQSPGNVQRPRLQPYSPGLRDRLWYGAGSQRSTEWAAENGANLVVGNIVAAECSDDFGEAQAGNVNSYLRDFNGEVEPRVIVGRVVLPTDSADAATRDRYREYAAGRHARTLAPQGPRRALFAPDIVGGLEEIVSALLADPVVANASEVQLNLPYEFSIGDYQQIVSDFSTLVAPALGWSSRALAATL
- a CDS encoding NtaA/DmoA family FMN-dependent monooxygenase (This protein belongs to a clade of FMN-dependent monooxygenases, within a broader family of flavin-dependent oxidoreductases, the luciferase-like monooxygenase (LMM) family, some of whose members use coenzyme F420 rather than FMN.), producing the protein MTKPRKQIHLAAYLGGVNHDALWEHPEAGSQVEFSSFKELAQTAERGRFDYFFLAEGLALRQRGEKIFDHDVVGRPDTLPVLAALAAVTEHIGLVGTLNATFNEPYELARQLATLDHLSGGRAGWNVVTSSDAFTGANFRRGGYLNHSQRYERAEQFLQTVRKLWDSWAPDAIAADKATGRFLADPTAGTFEQHTSEFEISGRFTVPRSPQGRPVIIQAGVSGQGRDFAAANSDVIFSPYHRSPEAQEFYRDVKARAARFGRNPDHLKILPSAGFVLGDTQAEAEEKAHQIRHQQLTPRTIQILFEQVWNRDLSAYDVDGPLPDVGPDIEAPEFIQGRALHDRDRVAVVRRYRQLAAEKDLTFGQLAHELFSRIEFVGTPEQVAADLDDFIQSDGADGVVIGNNVVPTGLAEFVDKVVPLLQERGSLRTEYEGSTLRENLGVPVPERGYEPPSAFAPRLREGAVV
- a CDS encoding LLM class flavin-dependent oxidoreductase, which codes for MSPNHPLHLAVALEGAGWHPSAWREPNARPGELFTAKYWADQILTAEDAGIDFVTIDDSLALQSGDPFNADTSPYEIRGRLDAVLIASTVAPLTQSIGLIPTVTTTHTEPFHVSKAVATLDYISGGRAGWQARVSIRDDEAAHFGRREAPGISSVVRSQTGTVLTAAAEALFVEAEEVVEVVRRLWDSWEDDAEIRDVATDRFVDAGKVHAIDYKGVNFSVRGPAITPRPPQGQPLVTALAHATVPYRFAAASADLVFTTPHDSAGDAKEILAEIRNAEDFVGRQGEPLRVYADLLVVLDSEHEAASDRLARLNAAGPDLVTDARIVAGSAEQLAREISALHALGYDGVRLRPATVPDDLRLIADVLVPELRDKGLTADGRDGGPLRARLGLPSTVPNRYAATH
- a CDS encoding nucleoside deaminase, whose protein sequence is MDESQRIAHYLAKAVELATDNVRNNGGPFGAIVVTEDGREFVGVNRVTANLDPTAHAEVTAIRNACQGIGDFDLSGATLYSSCEPCPMCLASSLWARVGHVYFAADRQDAADAGFDDALFYQYFDSPEHRNLMPVAQLPPGTGSAVDPFNQWRATANKTVY
- a CDS encoding xanthine dehydrogenase small subunit; protein product: MNSPDPSPGIEPRFTINGVERAFGPSAAHTTALEWLRENRLTGAKEGCAEGECGACAILVAQKDRNGGSSWCAVNSCLVPMAALDGQELVTAEGLGNTTNMHPVQAAMASAGGSQCGYCTPGFVCSLAAEFYRKDRVAPHAATLEQSHGELGANGFDLHALSGNLCRCTGYRPIRDAAYSLGEVSNEVFARRRDTPAQEYKPTALTRSDGRFVRATTLAQAVRLLNENPEAVLVAGSTDWGVEVNIRARRAPLVIAVEQIPELGIIEVRDHDIEIGAAVPLSELELALNGKLPLLAQLIPQFASRLIRNRATLGGNLGTGSPIGDGAPALLALEAQIVLASAHGQRVVALADYFTGYRTNLKQADELITSLRIPRQLSNLTAFHKIAKRRFDDISSVAVAFSLQIDAHLITKATIGLGGVAATPLRAVATEEFLTSKPWTHETITTAATILGKEGTPMSDHRASSGYRSMMLANALLKLYAENHVIQEARS